A region from the Drosophila ananassae strain 14024-0371.13 chromosome 2L, ASM1763931v2, whole genome shotgun sequence genome encodes:
- the LOC6499672 gene encoding uncharacterized protein LOC6499672 isoform X3 yields the protein MFGCIYQLWDWLEAPPLFTAGTMDAKKLQQLQEAAILAQQQKKLPLAYQTNLVDYRTAAYSQALYQQSPTATSSSGGGPLSPIEMQPQSKHHGLLKHGGGGGNSSSSHSSPYHQSYSSSGGGTAAEQLYQSPTERTYLAAAGRLQANNATAGHHPMSALQAQYQQLQAAKMQAQLATQNEAAQQQQRTFALRQAMNPPTGHYHMSQSSSMVSNMTTMTQQQQQQQQQQQQQQQHQRAPPSSLNLQNQYQPAQGPLKLQQQQMPKHYQEQLYAQQQQQLQQQQQQQLHQQQLQQQQQHQQQQHRHKAELQTPGSEHGTVYIQQNHPGHVVNQACQTQISAVKPKATPSSEESSTTSAKSPSHAPLDRKKSAGSIQALKSPITKRPPSTPVTLSGWLHKQGSDGLKVWRKRWFVLAEYCLYYYKGPEEEKLLGSVLLPSYRVSACLPEDKIYRKFAFKCEHQNMRTYWLAADNSESMMAWVRALAAASMMQAPSSGESEPSVNSSLNHSGENSDSGIHTLQSQPSKGQPTPSSDGLSGGGGGVTNSQPLYANAPPKPRRSNDGGYSSPSPEHNEQQQQHSSRRLMSPTQQLYQQQQQQQQNQRSQQPQQHHAIYDTRTGHVSSALQLQQAQQQYSLDHLEAQFQQQQLDMEEQIARLQQQRAAEEIYGEREMYMAKLLHQQRQGVNGGYPTQQQLLQAERRTPDAYGRSKQQRLFAAAAAAADYEDIYNMSQLAGAGGIPMSAQEALLQEAASYRRPLSPPSYDGAKHVPAMPQRYTPNHLEASGADQLINTMDLRARTAAAIVRPHSADFLEYEARAEAAAAAAAAAIAQSQQESGRAPRPKSSLDINRTPDSFYYSEASYADKMRKSALYLQNGAQPQQAGSYRTAAGDFNSGVNTIGYENPYERAYKRQELLAEAQAQAQVQASSMPRMSRSASQGRAMVSQLQSPQQEDLPPLNVHPGSIFPPSMSTQEIICKNEQFLRSASARLPKRAGGMDDDYSAANSTTTSPTSGVAPSPQHQEGERKREESMKRLLEWKQRMLQSPLTRKGIQQGGSNMSAMSKLGSNPNILLASTAVASGARYAPQAGKTGLVGNGNASAVGNGSAPGAGSASATAGIQRSRSETQANVGPGGVAYNNYSSDDEASISVRNVNNLPMGNLTVKPDPSDTLHEQPESAFAPYYGGAAETKYAKNTVLTDRGLYAGNGAGLATSTPQHQQQQFRMRRTGSRAEIDMLERETSSQIRNLEMSAGDLLSRTHEELVLLLIQLRRQSSQTARAIEQCCSDIHDVQNRLRSAEGLTRAESIQRLDYLKQHLLDLERHYEKSKPLVNLVDNMVKLGSLYRNDANGRVQPTTIERVEFNQRMQERQMLQEEQEQWERLSPNQAELQAKVHELYQLDQLLQEESGTLQSLQRDKEDLERALGGLRARIQDSNATPMALEAAKKQQHILERELSRVHQLLAENSKVSKKLEQTVAGNARLEQELLLLRQKVQDTRGAATNGIDAAEAMNGDQNAAVLQSELERVQSLVGDMQRQRHELSTAVRQLTENSSRLYQEIGKQEVMNGGGGSTNGSLKKRSNSTSWTETDLDANMLKSGSRQHLNDSSLNLSTPLYVDTNSSSKLNDYNRYNGGGSSDALEMSGMESDGFLESNPFAMGLEKQEIKTVRIVKRESERRHRDRSERGLSSSIQNLDQVMEEEMYAQQQREQNAMYPQNHEEQPMTNGHHSRSKSLPRNYSEPPKPRHSRHMNGKTNGHHHYNNGGGYDYDRNSNYEHQPPPPPAPQSNGHHQQREHLNPLANAYFAKQLQQQANPSRDSARVALRTKTDSLQSLNKSLTDLSPEPVFQSVAARQIINEMSAGSASEDTEKVVEKVPPPHKHRRAVPREKRRHYTAPNNVNQKAMEKVQAENDMNRNNTNWRARDDLDMEVALRPRMNAPDVVRSALGQGEKISENTIDNLLLAPNKIVIPERYIPETTPELSPEEKKRRQEKVESIKKMLAEAPISSNENESLPPSKLNAEKKQREHLLQLNQILAQQVMQVSKIVAGNPTSHN from the exons ATGTTTGGCTGCATTTATCAGCTCTGGGACTG GTTGGAGGCGCCACCGCTCTTCACCGCCGGCACCATGGACGCCAAGAAGCTGCAGCAGCTGCAGGAGGCGGCCATACTGGCGCAGCAGCAGAAAAAGCTGCCGCTGGCGTACCAAACCAATCTGGTGGACTACCGGACGGCGGCCTACAGCCAGGCCCTCTACCAGCAGTCCCCGACAGCCACGAGCTCCAGTGGCGGGGGACCGCTCTCGCCCATCGAGATGCAGCCGCAATCGAAGCACCACGGCCTGCTGAAGCACGGCGGGGGAGGAGGCAACTCGAGCAGCTCACACAGCTCCCCATACCACCAGTCGTACTCCAGCAGTGGTGGCGGGACGGCCGCCGAGCAGCTGTACCAGTCACCCACGGAACGCACCTACCTGGCGGCGGCGGGCAGGTTACAGGCTAATAACGCCACTGCCGGACATCATCCGATGTCGGCACTGCAGGCCCAGTACCAGCAGCTCCAGGCGGCCAAGATGCAGGCCCAGTTAGCCACCCAAAACGAGGCGgcccagcagcaacaacgcACCTTCGCCTTGCGGCAGGCCATGAACCCTCCCACGGGACACTACCATATGAGTCAGTCCTCCAGCATGGTCTCCAATATGACCACCATGacccagcaacagcagcagcaacaacagcaacaacagcagcagcagcaacatcagagGGCACCTCCTTCATCTCTAAACTTGCAAAACCAATATCAGCCGGCACAAGGTCCTTTGAagttgcaacagcaacaaatgcCAAAGCACTATCAAGAGCAGCTCTatgcccagcagcagcagcaactacaacagcagcagcagcagcagttgcatcagcaacagctgcagcaacagcagcaacatcaacagcagcagcatcgccATAAAGCTGAGCTGCAAACCCCTGGAAGTGAGCATGGAACGGTATACATCCAACAAAATCATCCAGGACATGTGGTGAACCAGGCCTGTCAGACCCAAATATCTGCAGTTAAGCCCAAGGCCACGCCAAGTTCGGAGGAGTCCTCGACCACCTCGGCCAAGAGTCCTTCCCACGCTCCATTGGATCGGAAGAAGAGCGCCGGATCCATTCAGGCCTTGAAGTCGCCCATTACGAAGAGACCCCCATCCACGCCGGTGACTTTGTCTGGATGGTTGCACAAGCAGGGATCCGATGGCCTGAAGGTGTGGCGCAAGCGGTGGTTCGTCCTTGCCGAGTACTGCCTCTACTACTACAAGGGGCCCGAAGAAGAGAAGCTACTTGGATCGGTACTGCTACCCTCTTATCGCGTATCCGCCTGCTTGCCGGAGGACAAGATCTACCGCAAGTTCGCCTTCAAGTGTGAGCATCAGAACATGAGGACCTATTGGCTGGCAGCTGATAATTCAGAGTCGATGATGGCGTGGGTGCGAGCCTTGGCCGCCGCCAGTATGATGCAGGCCCCCAGCAGCGGGGAGTCGGAGCCCAGTGTGAATTCCTCCCTCAATCACAGTGGGGAGAATTCGGACTCGGGGATCCATACTCTGCAGTCGCAGCCGAGCAAGGGACAACCAACACCATCGTCGGACGGGCTAagtggaggaggtggtggagTTACCAACTCCCAGCCACTATATGCCAATGCACCGCCCAAGCCCCGACGAAGCAACGATGGGGGCTACTCCTCTCCATCGCCGGAACACAacgaacagcagcagcaacactcTAGTCGCCGACTGATGTCGCCCACCCAGCAGCTgtaccagcaacaacagcagcagcaacagaaccAGCGATCTcagcagccgcagcaacaTCATGCCATTTACGACACCAGAACGGGTCATGTCTCCAGTGCCCTACAACTGCAGCAGGCCCAGCAGCAATACTCACTGGACCATTTGGAGGCGCAGttccagcagcaacagctggACATGGAGGAGCAGATTGCCCGGCTGCAGCAGCAACGAGCAGCTGAGGAGATCTACGGCGAGCGAGAGATGTACATGGCCAAGCTGCTCCACCAGCAGCGGCAGGGTGTCAATGGCGGCTACCCCACCCAGCAGCAGCTCCTGCAAGCGGAGCGGAGGACACCCGATGCCTACGGGCGGTCGAAGCAGCAACGTCTCTTTGCCGCCGCAGCCGCTGCAGCGGACTACGAGGATATCTACAACATGTCCCAGCTGGCTGGTGCCGGGGGCATACCCATGTCGGCACAGGAGGCGTTGCTGCAGGAGGCGGCTAGCTATCGGAGACCGCTCAGCCCGCCCAGCTACGATGGCGCGAAGCACGTGCCGGCCATGCCGCAGCGTTACACGCCCAATCACTTGGAG GCCAGCGGCGCTGATCAACTAATCAATACAATGGACTTGCGTGCTCGTACTGCGGCCGCCATTGTGCGTCCGCACTCTGCCGACTTCCTGGAGTACGAGGCGCGTGCCGAGGCCGCTGCTGCGGCTGCCGCGGCAGCCATTGCCCAGAGCCAACAGGAGAGCGGCCGGGCACCCAGACCCAAGTCCAGTTTGGACATCAATCGGACACCGGACAGCTTCTACTACTCGGAGGCGAGTTATGCGGACAAGATGCGAAAGAGCGCCCTCTATCTGCAGAATGGGGCTCAACCACAGCAGGCTGGCAGCTATCGCACTGCGGCCGGAGATTTCAATTCCGGCGTAAACACCATTGGCTACGAGAATCCGTACGAGAGGGCCTACAAGCGGCAGGAACTGCTGGCTGAGGCTCAGGCCCAGGCTCAGGTTCAGGCCAGTAGCATGCCCAGGATGAGTCGATCGGCCAGCCAGGGGCGAGCGATGGTGTCGCAACTGCAGTCACCACAGCAGGAGGACCTGCCACCGCTGAACGTGCACCCTGGATCCATATTTCCGCCATCGATGTCCACCCAGGAGATTATCTGCAAAAACGAGCAGTTCTTGCGGTCCGCCAGTGCTCGACTTCCTAAAAGAGCCGGCGGGATGGATGATGACTATTCGGCGGCAAATTCCACCACCACTTCACCCACATCGGGAGTTGCTCCCTCACCGCAGCACCAGGAGGGCGAGCGAAAGCGGGAGGAGTCCATGAAGCGTCTTCTGGAATGGAAGCAGCGCATGCTGCAGTCACCTTTGACCCGCAAGGGCATCCAGCAGGGCGGCAGCAACATGTCCGCCATGTCAAAGCTGGGCAGCAATCCGAACATACTTCTGGCTTCCACTGCAGTGGCCAGTGGAGCACGCTATGCCCCCCAGGCGGGCAAGACAGGTCTGGTGGGCAATGGCAATGCAAGTGCTGTAGGAAACGGAAGTGCTCCGGGGGCAGGAAGTGCCTCTGCAACCGCAGGTATCCAACGCTCTCGATCAGAAACGCAGGCTAATGTGGGACCTGGTGGAGTGGCGTACAACAACTACTCCTCGGATGATGAAG CCTCAATATCCGTGCGAAATGTTAACAACCTGCCCATGGGCAACCTTACCGTGAAGCCGGATCCCTCGGATACCCTCCACGAGCAGCCAGAGTCAGCATTTGCCCCGTACTACGGTGGAGCCGCCGAGACCAAGTACGCCAAGAACACGGTGCTTACGGACCGCGGACTCTACGCCGGAAATGGAGCCGGATTGGCCACATCCACGccgcagcatcagcagcagcagttccGTATGCGGCGCACCGGTAGTCGGGCGGAAATCGATATGCTGGAGAGGGAGACGAGCAGCCAGATTAGG AATCTGGAAATGTCGGCTGGGGATTTGTTGAGCCGAACCCACGAGGAGCTCGTCCTTCTTCTGATCCAACTGAGACGCCAGAGCAGCCAAACGGCCAGAGCCATCGAGCAGTGCTGCAGCGACATACACGATGTACAG AATCGCCTGCGCAGTGCTGAAGGCTTGACCCGAGCTGAGAGCATCCAGCGACTGGACTATTTGAAGCAACATCTTTTGGACTTGGAACGCCACTATGAGAAGAGCAAGCCCTTGGTCAACCTGGTGGACAACATGGTCAAGTTGGGATCACTTTATAGGAACGATGCCAACGGCAGGGTTCAGCCTACAACTATCGAGCGTGTGGAGTTCAATCAGCGCATGCAGGAGCGTCAGATGTTGCAGGAAGAGCAGGAGCAATGGGAACGTCTCAGTCCCAATCAGGCCGAGTTACAG GCCAAAGTACATGAGCTCTACCAACTGGATCAACTCCTGCAGGAGGAGTCTGGAACTCTGCAGAGCCTGCAGCGGGATAAGGAGGACCTCGAGCGAGCTTTGGGCGGCCTGAGAGCTCGTATCCAAGACAGCAATGCGACGCCCATGGCTTTGGAGGCGGCCAAGAAACAGCAACACATTTTGGAGCGCGAGCTGTCGCGTGTCCATCAGCTTCTCGCTGAGAACTCAAAGGTATCCAAG AAACTGGAGCAGACTGTGGCGGGTAATGCTCGACTGGAGCAGGAGCTGCTGCTTCTGCGGCAGAAAGTGCAGGACACCCGAGGAGCTGCCACCAACGGAATCGATGCTGCCGAAGCCATGAATGGCGACCAAAACGCAGCTGTTTTGCAATCCGAACTGGAGCGCGTCCAGTCCTTGGTGGGAGATATGCAGAGGCAGCGCCATGAGCTCAGCACTGCAGTGCGACAGCTGACAGAGAACTCGAGCAGGTTGTACCAGGAGATTGGAAAGCAGGAGGTTATGAATGGCGGCGGAGGCTCCACCAACGGCAGCCTGAAGAAGCGCAGCAACTCGACCAGCTGGACCGAGACGGACCTGGATGCTAACATGCTAAAGAGTGGCAGTCGGCAGCATCTGAACGACTCCAGCCTGAACCTATCCACTCCCCTGTATGTGGACACAAATAGCTCCTCAAAGTTGAACGACTACAATCGCTACAACggaggcggcagcagcgatgccCTGGAAATGAGTGGAATGGAGAGCGATGGATTCCTGGAAAGCAACCCCTTCGCCATGGGCCTAGAGAAGCAGGAAATCAAGACCGTGAGGATTGTGAAGCGGGAATCGGAGCGCCGACATCGAGATCGCAGCGAACGTGGTCTGAGCAGCTCCATCCAGAACTTGGACCAGGTCATGGAGGAGGAGATGTATGCCCAGCAGCAGCGAGAACAGAATGCCATGTATCCCCAGAACCACGAGGAGCAGCCGATGACCAATGGTCACCACAGTCGCTCCAAGTCGCTGCCTAGGAACTACAGTGAACCACCTAAGCCGCGGCACAGTCGCCACATGAACGGAAAGACCAACGGACACCACCACTACAACAATGGTGGTGGCTATGACTACGACCGGAATAGCAACTACGAGCATCAGCCACCACCGCCACCGGCACCACAGAGCAACGGGCACCACCAGCAGAGGGAGCACCTCAATCCCTTGGCCAATGCCTACTTCGCcaagcagctgcagcagcaggcgAATCCTTCACGGGACAGTGCCCGCGTGGCACTGCGCACCAAAACCGACTCCTTGCAGAGCCTGAACAAGAGCCTCACGGACCTCAGTCCGGAGCCGGTGTTCCAGAGCGTGGCTGCCCGCCAGATCATCAACGAAATGTCCGCCGGATCTGCCTCGGAGGACACAGAAAAGGTGGTAGAAAAAGTGCCACCTCCACACAAGCATCGACGGGCAGTGCCCCGGGAAAAGAGGCGCCACTACACTGCCCCCAATAATGTCAACCAGAAGGCCATGGAGAAGGTGCAGGCCGAGAATGATATGAACCGCAAT aaCACAAACTGGCGAGCTCGTGATGACCTGGACATGGAGGTGGCTCTGCGACCGCGAATGAATGCCCCCGATGTGGTGCGCTCTGCTCTGGGTCAGGGTGAAAAGATTTCGGAGAACACCATTGATAACTTGCTCTTGGCGCCCAACAAAATAGTCATACCCGAGCGTTACATACCAGAAACA ACGCCCGAACTGTCGCCGGAGGAGAAGAAACGTCGTCAGGAGAAGGTCGAGTCTATCAAGAAAATGCTTGCCGAAGCTCCCATTAGCAGCAAC GAAAATGAGAGCCTGCCGCCGAGCAAACTCAATGCTGAGAAGAAACAACGCGAGCACCTATTGCAGCTCAACCAAATCCTGGCCCAGCAGGTGATGCAAGTCAGCAAGATCGTAGCCG GCAATCCCACTAGTCACAACTAA